One window from the genome of Paracoccus marcusii encodes:
- a CDS encoding ceramidase domain-containing protein translates to MDWLDSVDAYCERTGPEYWSEPVNALTNLAFLLAALVMARRLRGPGMATGHVLAGVLFVIGLGSWLFHTHANGLTGLMDVLPILTFILIYVFAATRDYLGARPWVAALVTAGFIPYAAITVPLFAQVPGLGSSASYAPVPVLILAYAVLLRNRQPRVARGLAIGAGLLTLSLTFRTLDQASCAVLPIGTHFMWHILNATMLAWMIEVWRRHRIG, encoded by the coding sequence ATGGACTGGCTGGACTCCGTCGACGCCTATTGCGAACGCACCGGGCCGGAATACTGGTCCGAACCCGTCAATGCGCTGACCAACCTGGCCTTTCTGCTGGCGGCTCTGGTCATGGCGCGGCGCCTGCGGGGACCGGGCATGGCGACGGGGCACGTGCTGGCCGGGGTGCTGTTCGTCATCGGGCTGGGGTCCTGGCTGTTTCACACCCATGCCAACGGACTGACCGGGCTGATGGACGTCCTGCCGATCCTGACGTTCATCCTGATCTACGTGTTTGCCGCCACACGCGACTATCTGGGCGCCCGGCCTTGGGTCGCGGCGCTGGTGACTGCTGGGTTCATCCCCTATGCGGCGATCACGGTGCCGCTGTTCGCGCAGGTGCCGGGGCTGGGATCGTCGGCCAGCTATGCCCCGGTGCCGGTGCTGATCCTGGCCTATGCGGTCCTGCTGCGGAACCGCCAGCCGCGCGTGGCGCGGGGCCTGGCGATCGGGGCGGGGCTGCTGACGCTGTCGCTGACCTTCCGCACGCTGGACCAGGCCAGCTGCGCCGTGCTGCCCATCGGCACGCATTTCATGTGGCACATCCTGAACGCGACCATGCTGGCATGGATGATCGAGGTCTGGCGGCGGCATCGGATCGGTTAG
- a CDS encoding N-acetylmuramoyl-L-alanine amidase, producing the protein MPHFPIKSIVLHYSATYPDQDYGVADIRKMHLARGFNDVGYHYVIRRSGAVEKGRQDATVGAHVAGHNTGSLGICCIGGIERATGPNVGVDNRTEAQKAATVKLVRELLAKHPGAQVVGHRDLGATQCPGFDVRSWWAAANARPPVIDSIPAKPLPSPSAPVTTGPAKGAIYILAALAAAALAYFGVK; encoded by the coding sequence ATGCCGCACTTCCCCATAAAAAGTATCGTGCTGCACTACAGCGCGACCTATCCCGACCAGGATTACGGCGTGGCCGACATCCGCAAGATGCACCTTGCGCGCGGGTTTAACGACGTAGGCTACCACTACGTGATCCGGCGCAGCGGTGCCGTCGAGAAGGGCCGACAGGACGCGACCGTCGGCGCGCATGTCGCGGGCCATAACACCGGCAGCCTGGGCATCTGCTGCATCGGCGGCATCGAGCGGGCGACCGGCCCCAATGTCGGCGTCGATAACCGCACCGAGGCGCAGAAAGCCGCAACGGTGAAACTCGTCCGCGAGCTGCTGGCCAAGCATCCCGGTGCCCAGGTCGTCGGCCACCGGGATCTGGGCGCCACCCAGTGCCCCGGCTTCGACGTGCGCAGCTGGTGGGCCGCGGCCAACGCACGGCCGCCCGTCATCGACAGCATCCCGGCGAAGCCCCTGCCGTCCCCATCTGCCCCTGTCACGACCGGCCCTGCTAAGGGCGCCATCTACATCTTGGCTGCGCTGGCTGCTGCCGCGCTGGCCTATTTTGGAGTGAAATGA